From the genome of Fusobacterium varium, one region includes:
- a CDS encoding Membrane-bound lysozyme-inhibitor of c-type lysozyme, with protein MKKFFVILGVVLAITGCGKDIEKKEEVVKVEKNIPSVEKEIITFKREDNKEIITLESSNLFETGILTIGNKKIEMKEAVSGSGTRMIGENEKIEIHFKGKEGILTLEGKDISLAIDE; from the coding sequence ATGAAAAAATTTTTTGTTATTTTGGGAGTTGTACTTGCTATTACAGGATGTGGAAAAGATATAGAAAAGAAAGAAGAAGTAGTTAAAGTTGAAAAAAATATTCCATCAGTTGAAAAAGAAATAATAACTTTTAAGAGAGAAGACAATAAAGAAATAATAACTCTTGAATCTTCAAATCTTTTTGAAACAGGGATATTAACAATTGGAAATAAGAAAATAGAAATGAAGGAAGCTGTGAGTGGGTCAGGAACTAGGATGATTGGTGAAAATGAAAAAATAGAAATACATTTTAAAGGGAAAGAAGGAATTCTAACATTAGAAGGAAAAGATATAAGTTTAGCCATAGATGAGTAA
- a CDS encoding phage tail tape measure protein, TP901 family, core region → MAPYSNEYILQYIAKLETGDYTKGLDKIQGKTSRSTGALNKSFSGLNSIIKKVVTSKLSLAAAAIYFANKTRLAIQDMIAFQKQLSTVNTLLKVSREELNKYAEAFVDLSIKTGASKEDIANGAYQALSSGIKKEDLVDFLETASKTAMAGQTTAETSIKTISSIMNAYKMEAREAGEIADWLLTVQNKGVTTVGELGAYLADVTAISAPLKITLNDVGAALAQITQNGNNTAKSTTMLKTMFNELSKEGQKAADVFKEISGQSFRDFIAKGGDLQGALNIMSDYAKKTNKSIVDLFGSVEAGSAALNLTGLNAEKFSEKLNDMKNKSGELNTAYAITSANIKTEWDKLTSAMNSRWRDLVTFLEKPIYVVIKEIRQLVDGQDNREENLEDTKKRVAKHEAEIQKILKLDNLNYQQKATMIKRHGDEIAKLRKEIIETENMIREKAYQKNISSYADYRKELGKYLNNSNKGEEKQVKEHLEKVLKLNKEIISTSNDSNEKAELKKDKTQLEQKIAILDERIEIQEEKIQKETELKKLEKGNLEKHNETMKSSELSYLESKKNMIEEQNRLLDLGAISKEEYNKNIEKADRELLNRQAMTNLESLKEMEEYYKKIGDQAKANEYRKKIIEVEIDIKKRTSVSMGGDFNDREDKYLEEERMKRKQFQAELLQDEWEYLNDIAEMKETGKLTEKQIEERAESARYYVEEKKLQQEARELENRLAFYEKDKHYAEKALDTKLAIKENEIKQLELKNKKAKKRDKEKINWEKWKENYETNIYRRSANTIIETYEALATGQIKSLDDFKKFAQMQLAELFLAKGEEHAAIAISDTAKGISYAANPLTASLAPPEFMSAAKNAAIAAAFGVAASLVSPDSETSEKEEKRSTVYDEGIEDRIETSRNESEGSVIIDVSDSEISKFWIKQIEKELNDGYNVTLIGKKKGS, encoded by the coding sequence ATGGCACCATATTCAAATGAATATATATTACAGTATATAGCAAAACTTGAAACTGGAGATTATACAAAAGGTTTAGATAAAATCCAAGGGAAAACTTCAAGGAGTACAGGAGCATTAAACAAATCTTTTTCAGGTTTAAACAGTATAATTAAAAAAGTTGTAACTTCAAAACTCTCTCTTGCAGCTGCTGCAATATATTTTGCAAATAAAACAAGACTTGCCATCCAAGATATGATAGCTTTTCAGAAGCAATTATCTACAGTAAATACCTTACTTAAAGTGTCAAGGGAAGAATTAAATAAATATGCAGAAGCCTTTGTTGATTTATCTATAAAAACAGGAGCAAGTAAAGAAGATATAGCAAATGGTGCATATCAAGCTTTATCATCTGGGATTAAGAAAGAAGATTTAGTAGACTTTCTTGAAACTGCTTCTAAAACGGCTATGGCAGGGCAAACAACAGCAGAAACATCAATAAAGACTATATCATCAATAATGAATGCGTATAAAATGGAAGCAAGGGAAGCAGGAGAGATAGCTGATTGGCTACTTACAGTTCAAAATAAAGGAGTAACAACAGTAGGAGAACTTGGAGCTTATTTAGCTGATGTAACAGCCATTTCTGCACCTTTAAAAATTACTTTGAATGATGTAGGAGCTGCACTTGCTCAAATAACTCAAAATGGAAATAATACAGCAAAATCAACAACTATGCTAAAAACAATGTTCAATGAATTATCAAAAGAAGGACAAAAGGCAGCAGATGTATTTAAAGAAATTTCAGGACAGTCTTTCAGAGACTTTATAGCAAAGGGAGGAGATTTACAAGGGGCTTTAAACATAATGTCAGACTATGCTAAAAAGACAAACAAGTCTATAGTAGATTTATTTGGAAGTGTAGAGGCAGGAAGTGCAGCTCTTAATCTTACTGGGCTTAATGCAGAGAAATTCTCAGAAAAACTAAATGATATGAAAAATAAATCTGGAGAATTAAATACTGCATATGCTATAACATCAGCAAATATAAAAACTGAATGGGATAAATTAACCAGTGCAATGAATTCAAGATGGAGAGATCTTGTTACATTCCTAGAAAAACCTATATATGTTGTGATAAAAGAAATCAGACAACTTGTGGATGGTCAAGATAATAGGGAAGAAAATTTAGAAGATACAAAGAAAAGAGTAGCCAAGCATGAAGCTGAAATTCAAAAGATATTAAAGCTAGATAACCTGAATTATCAACAGAAAGCTACAATGATAAAGAGACATGGTGATGAAATAGCTAAGCTTAGAAAAGAAATAATAGAAACAGAAAATATGATAAGAGAAAAAGCATATCAAAAGAATATCTCTTCTTATGCAGACTATAGAAAGGAATTAGGGAAATATCTTAATAATAGTAATAAAGGGGAAGAAAAGCAGGTTAAAGAACATTTAGAAAAAGTTCTAAAACTAAATAAAGAGATAATCAGTACTTCAAATGATTCAAATGAAAAAGCAGAATTAAAAAAAGATAAAACACAGTTAGAACAAAAAATAGCGATTTTAGATGAAAGAATAGAAATTCAAGAAGAAAAGATTCAAAAAGAAACGGAATTAAAAAAGCTGGAAAAGGGCAATCTAGAAAAACATAATGAAACAATGAAAAGTTCTGAATTATCATATCTTGAATCTAAAAAAAATATGATAGAAGAACAGAATAGACTTTTGGATCTTGGGGCTATATCTAAAGAAGAATACAACAAAAATATAGAGAAAGCAGATAGAGAACTTTTAAACAGGCAAGCTATGACAAATCTTGAATCTTTAAAAGAGATGGAAGAATATTATAAAAAAATTGGAGATCAAGCTAAAGCAAATGAATATCGTAAAAAAATTATAGAAGTAGAAATAGATATTAAGAAAAGAACTTCAGTATCTATGGGAGGAGATTTTAATGATAGAGAAGATAAGTATCTAGAAGAAGAGAGGATGAAGAGAAAACAGTTTCAAGCAGAACTATTACAAGATGAATGGGAATATTTAAATGATATAGCGGAGATGAAAGAAACAGGAAAACTTACAGAAAAGCAAATAGAAGAAAGAGCAGAATCAGCCAGATATTATGTAGAAGAAAAAAAACTACAACAAGAAGCAAGAGAGCTTGAGAATAGATTAGCTTTTTATGAAAAGGATAAACATTATGCAGAAAAAGCGTTAGACACAAAGCTAGCAATAAAAGAAAATGAAATAAAACAGCTTGAATTAAAGAATAAAAAAGCTAAAAAAAGAGATAAAGAAAAAATAAATTGGGAGAAATGGAAAGAAAATTATGAAACTAATATATATAGGAGATCAGCTAATACAATAATAGAAACATATGAAGCATTAGCAACAGGACAAATAAAATCATTAGATGATTTTAAAAAATTTGCTCAAATGCAATTAGCAGAATTATTTTTAGCAAAAGGAGAAGAACATGCAGCTATAGCAATTTCAGATACAGCAAAAGGAATATCTTATGCTGCTAATCCTTTGACAGCAAGTCTTGCCCCACCAGAATTTATGTCAGCAGCTAAAAATGCAGCTATAGCAGCAGCATTTGGAGTGGCAGCATCATTAGTTTCTCCAGATAGTGAAACTTCAGAAAAAGAAGAAAAAAGGTCAACAGTATATGATGAAGGAATAGAAGATAGAATAGAAACATCTAGAAATGAGAGTGAAGGAAGTGTAATAATAGATGTATCAGATTCAGAAATAAGTAAGTTCTGGATAAAGCAAATAGAAAAAGAATTAAATGATGGGTATAATGTAACACTTATTGGAAAGAAAAAAGGTAGTTAA
- a CDS encoding Phage-related holin (Lysis protein), with product MFEALKEYINLAKIGLAMVWTSWVSVTIFLIGGFDNLFRALLIMMALDYITGVAKGYKEKNMNSKRAYKGFWKKFIILVIIVGATQMDIILQGMGIRTLVLMFYVATEFLSILENAAILGIPIPEKLKVALEQCKNK from the coding sequence ATGTTTGAAGCGTTAAAAGAATATATAAATTTAGCAAAGATAGGACTTGCTATGGTATGGACAAGCTGGGTAAGCGTAACCATTTTTTTAATAGGAGGCTTCGACAACTTGTTTAGAGCATTGTTGATAATGATGGCATTAGATTATATAACAGGAGTTGCAAAGGGGTATAAAGAGAAGAATATGAATTCCAAAAGAGCTTATAAAGGATTTTGGAAGAAATTTATTATCCTTGTAATAATAGTTGGAGCTACTCAAATGGATATAATTTTACAAGGCATGGGAATAAGAACACTTGTATTAATGTTTTATGTAGCTACAGAATTTTTATCTATTTTAGAAAATGCGGCTATACTAGGAATACCTATACCAGAAAAATTAAAGGTAGCATTAGAACAATGTAAAAATAAGTAA